GAAGATGCCCATTCAACTACACATTGGACCATTTCTGTGTCATTATGGAATTAGTTTGTGTGATCCTGATTACGACTATGATTTGAGCCTTAATAAAATAGTGTATTTGATGAATGAGATTTTCAAGTCAACGGTAGATAGACACCAACTAACTGAGTATATTTCACAAGTGATGATTAATGTTAAGGTAAGGGAAGTTGTGTCATCATCAGGGTTGTGATATATACTAACTGTATTGGTGTGCCCTGTATATTATTACATTTGCAATGGACCTTATCCATGTTTACATCACAACATGGGGTATTTTGTACAGAGGGGTATTgggagaggtgccttttgacatactgcagtacatacaatgcattcttcatggacttaccagtgtcctcctttgtgtcccattcatctttgccgaCAGCAAAAAGtatcaatttggtggtagcatgtgatggcttcccttcataatggaaatcgtccatgtttttcatagtggctattttgattgccgaggtgcttttcaagtatttcttgattcaaaatgctgtgtaatgggttggacatagctgacaacgaagcataacttcagacaataattgatatagctggggagcgtggtgccatttcagatgcagtatgcgtgggttcaccagtcataataattatttacaaaaaaagttcaaacaagtacacaaaaaaattggaattttcaactagagtagggaccatagcacatcgataaaagtactgaaacaagcttgagtagtgcacgatattaaatcacagtaaaagaacaagaagtgttatattcaaactgtgctccaagataccataacagaaatgcacagtagggatataacacttcttattgttttactgtgatttaataacatgcactactccagcttgttccagtactttttatcaatgtgttcaGTGTTGGggcagttactttttaaaagtaactagttacatattacatattatttacaactgaactatttagttacagttacatattacccatataataaagtaactataataatattacatattatattactttgtgtccacagccttaagctgtcacgtgtgaaactatcaccttatcacgtgacatgattgcattgttggacaatgtgcaaatcttggttataagtaagaagctggtgaataagcttcattctggctaggtgttactcagtggattactataatgagattagtaactttgttacttgtagcaagagtaaataatagaagagagagtatctaactgccATATagtgcatcaaaaatgagcacacGTTAAGTAGAGAAGCCACCCTGTAGTGCTATCAAagtaagtgttgaatgaagCAATAAACACTTTCTACTTCAGACTGTTTGAGCCTGGGtacttcaaacagtctgagctagaagtTGTTTATTGcttcattcaacacttactttgatagcactacaggatggcttctctacttaacgtgctcatttttgatgtaCTATATggcagttagatactctctcttctattatttactcttgcttgtAGTAGTAATATTaaactcgttacagtaacttcattacttaggtaaccgttacgtttgtaagtacaGTAaattgagttatattaccagtttttatagcgtatttcattatattactttataaccacaaaagtaataattattacataacgcattaataagtaatgcattatccccaacactggatgtgctatggtcctattctagttgaaaatgccaattttttttgtgtacttgtacttatatttACAATACAAATGCACGCTATTTTGATCCATATCAGAAGTCAGATCTGGTTTTGCCAGATGGGCCTATTTTACATCACCACAACACCATTATCGAATGGTTCCATGTTGTGAAACTGAGCTACAAGCACACTAGTTCAGTTTTTGTTACTGCGTGATGAAGTCACGGCCATTTTGGCAATTATGAAATCACAATTTGTCGATACAAATAAGATCCATTCTATGTCACAACTTGTTCATATCATGGTGGCATGTCATAACACCTCtaatgtgttgttattgtgtacagaTTGATGAGGAAAAGGTGGACAAGCATATCAAGGAATTAACatcagaaacaccaactacaaTTGATGTCAAGTCTGAAGTCAGGAGGGTTAAAGCATCGCTTCTTAAGGCCTCATTAGATCAAAAGCTAACAATATCTAATAAAATATTAACCATCACTCGTGACCGCCAACTTAAGCAGGCTATGTTTGATATATATAAACAGGAGGCGTTAGTTTCAGATAAACCAATGACAGGAAAGTCCAAAGAACCAAAGCTTCCAGAAGAAAAGGTTGATGCACCACAGAATCCTCAACCAGACCCTAATCCTCGTCGTACACTGAGAGGTGTTTGGTCTCAAGATAAAACAGCTCAAATGGTACATCTTGTTCAAGAATACAACCACAGGATCACACAGAACCTTGCTTTCTTATCTGCAACATTTATGATACAAGCACGTGTAGAAGACTGGTGTCAGCTTAAGATTGTGGCAGAAAGATATGCTAAAACATTTGAAGATGAGTGGCCAGATACTGTTAGTAAAATAAAGTCAGGAGGCAAACGTCACAGAAGGTATTCACATCCTCCACCAGAGGAAGTTTTGGAAGAATCACGTCAAGTTATTAAAATGCTCAAGTCTTCCACTAAACTGAACTAATGACCTCATCAATCTTGTACTGGACTGTCCTATGGTTATCTGTTGTGTTGCACACATCctaacatgttgtaatgtgtcacTTGTTATATCAATATTATTAGTTGTAATATGTCTTGTgctacaatattaatttttagtaTTATAATCACACAGATATAGTGgttaactagtatattaaaaatcatTAATTAaatatgaagtagggatccaagcaataaaacaagatatgaacaatggtattacagcatagcatgGTGGGAACATCCCTACAATGACATGTGTATATAATAAtcaatgccaatgtagggattttctcacctaatatgctgtaataccaccttgcttcactgcttggatccctacttcatttttatcgCTGCACTGATCTGCTTTCTCACCATAGCTTAGTAACTTACAGCAGCATTCTGATCTGACATGGATTAGAAGCACATCGTCTTTCTGTTTACTGTAATCTGTCACAATGTACATCCAGGTAATGCGATCGATTTCCCATTGCTCCACAGATGCTTTCCCAGATATGAGCCATATTTCTGTCCTTATGGACTGCTAGATGTCCTCTTTTCTTGGGAATAGCTAATtgttttattatatttattaattattaccATTACAAAAACTTGTTAtagcatatatgtgactgttctattagggtgagtgctgtgttagagtatctcgagtcagcctttcacctactACCAGaggtcactatttcatattttcattgtgttaGCATTATGAATAGAGCTATACCAACAATAACGGGGTGTGTCACTGTGATCAAGTAAATACAATGCATTTTAAAGAGATTATTGATTGATTTGATATGATTGTTGATTTAACCTCACAGTAATTGGCACAGCTGTTCTTCCTTACCGGAGTGAACACACTTACATACACATTACAAAAGCCAACAAAGATACAATTAcaactacaaagaaaaacaaaactaaacaatACATGCACATAACAAGCTGATTACAAAGTACAGCTACTGCTCATATAACAACAAATGATCATTAATAGTGACTGGAAAGTTGTAAGATGAAAAGAGATGTGGTCTTGGTGCTCCAGAGATAAGCATGATGTTGAACCTACCGTGAAGTTACATATTTACTGAGTGTAAGTACCTAAATAAATCTGCGGCGTTTAAATATGCTGAAAGGACgaagaccagcctgattgaagataaaagatgCACTTGTCAGAACctcaaaaggtacatcccactggtgagtttgttattgtggtgtgttAAATGGTagctgtgtgctgcttcatttggcctccagccttgcaactgtggtcaggcagaggcaggcaggcattgctaaattaaggtattgATAATGACATgccttctatcccacacttcgAAGCATTTTACTTCATAGAGAACTACATTGAGGCCAGTAAAGTTGTGTACGGTTTCAATTTTGCTGTGCTTGCAGCTATATATTATGATATGGCTTCACATTTCCTTTGATCCAACTGAATGTGCAAATCAGCTTGTCATTCATACTTAAGGATTTTGTACTGGAGTTTAACTTCCATTCCaagggtttaactaccatatcccTCTATTTtgtttactttgatgtagggcTTCAGTAGGATAGAATTATTTTTAATGCTATATTGGACTAATATTGTTCCagaaaggtgattttcatcatgtaagatgtttctaggatgatttttaaaggtggcactTTGGTGGTGCATGTCATTTTTGGGGGGATccttacttaaacagtactactgtgctGTTTGATAATTAAGTAACatcatactgtttgatactagTTATACATGTATAGAAAGGAATCTACTTGCATGTACTGAGCTATTATGAGTTAAAGGGACAGCTGGAATGGTGACACTTGGATGACATAGATTAAAATTAACTATACATTATAAGGACAGAAACCCCCAACAAAAATACGTTAAACTGCATTACTGCATTACCTGTCTTACTGGTCAAGTGTGGAAGATCAACAACTTCTATGGTCTGAGAGTTGTgctacatcaagacacatggtagtgcgtcatgcagccaagaaagtagCACCTCACACTGTGTGTATATTAAAAGGAAGAAAGAAGACTTGTTCAAGTTTCATGGCTGCATAGTTCAATCTCTCCAAAGCACATTATTTTTTGCATTGTAGCCAtccaccaggtagggtaggccacacagcaaatttgattaaatttgtcATGAGATTATGGGTTTGGTTATTtgttatttgtttttgttttcttATAAGGGATCTACAGTGTGGGAGTCTCCTTTCACACACTTTGTAAAAGAAttataaaacacacacacttgACGCATGATttgattgctttgaaatttggtacagataaaGAGAAAATGAGGGTGAATTCACGTGCATACTTACTTTATAAGGAATCTGATATACGTATATTATATTCATTGTGTGTACATAGGgattttgatggtttgaaaaacaaAGAAGTAACAATTCGGAATTACAAAGCAAACACCAAACAACTGTGATTGGTGGGGTCAAGATACTCGAATAGAACAGAAGGAAAAATTTACCAGAGTTCAAATctgggacctccatactgaccACCAGCCACTGACCAATGCTATCACAGCTGTTCACCTCTACGTTATATgcaaatgaaaattctagctaattCATTGACCACCACATGCACCAGCTGGAGACAATCTATCACAAATGTTTCAATCATTACAGGTGTGACCCTGTATTCCCTATTACACAGCACtattaaaatgaagagtaatcACAACTCTTAAAGAGTTCCCATaatagggaggatttaacacccctggagagtaaccattactctaaaggagtaacacatgctctgaaggtggtgtcacttactcttcagagtaattgttattctcttcagaatgccaggggtgttaaattctccctacactgggaactctttagagtggttgtttactcttcatttttaacagtgaggCACTTATGAAGGACAGATCTAGAGTCAAAGTTCCTTACAGAATATAGtacagctggaaacaagtcaccctgtagtgagttcagctacaaaaaagtaaaccTGTAGGGGAAGATCAGTAACAATACAAGTTACtcagtagagttcagctacaaacaagtcaccaaatATTTCTTGGTTAGCTGTATACTGCAGGCATTTCCCAAAATTTTATTACAGGCTGTATTTTTATGTTTAAATTTATTTGTCACTTGTACCATATATATACTATAAAAGCTAGTTTCATTATACTCTCCCGATGTTGGTTAGCACATActtaggtggtttctttgttccAGTTATACTTTTGGCAAGATGCTCACAGCTACATGGTGATGTTGAATTGGAAACAATAGCTCTCATTTAGCACAGTTGGATAGGataatgtattatattatttatGGGAAGTGtgtagtagggatataacagcTACAAGGATAGTAAACCATGCAGGGTCTGTAAGGTACCAtactacattacattacattgccTCAACAAATCTGTAAGGCAGAAATACACTAAATCCATGCAACTCTGAGTGCATTCTTATATCCCTGAATTTCCTAGTAAACTTATACCTGTGAAGCTATAATGGGCAACTACAATAGCTATTACATAGAATAATAGGATCACCATAATAAATAAGGATGGATAATAATTTATAGGCTGGgtaataatttatatatatatatatatatatatcataatgAGGTAGTCTTATATACCACATAGTCTACACAACCTCTGTTATGACTCT
The nucleotide sequence above comes from Dysidea avara chromosome 3, odDysAvar1.4, whole genome shotgun sequence. Encoded proteins:
- the LOC136248862 gene encoding uncharacterized protein isoform X2, which translates into the protein MYHLQVGCILVTYHKDQQVDLSDLIKTAAMLCEDCNPIGVRQDVVNFIRATLNVEYFSYSMMCYNDMFEIMCCHDMKRDIIQRDYEAEEMKILLRFLQGVMEFTFEEHKRVEEYFSVVKMPIQLHIGPFLCHYGISLCDPDYDYDLSLNKIVYLMNEIFKSTVDRHQLTEYISQVMINVKIDEEKVDKHIKELTSETPTTIDVKSEVRRVKASLLKASLDQKLTISNKILTITRDRQLKQAMFDIYKQEALVSDKPMTGKSKEPKLPEEKVDAPQNPQPDPNPRRTLRGVWSQDKTAQMVHLVQEYNHRITQNLAFLSATFMIQARVEDWCQLKIVAERYAKTFEDEWPDTVSKIKSGGKRHRRYSHPPPEEVLEESRQVIKMLKSSTKLN
- the LOC136248862 gene encoding uncharacterized protein isoform X1, translating into MATSGAARDVPVLPTPEFCEFLHSPCWLYPVIRFFAHAIDEYGYNSDFAYSATIDQKKMKEKFRIIYETYCDLVGCILVAYHKDQQVDLSDLIKTAAMLCGEYKPIGVRQDVVNFIRATLNVEYFSYSMMCYNDMFEIMCCHDMKRDIIQRDYEAEEMKILLRFLQGVMEFTFEEHKRVEEYFSVVKMPIQLHIGPFLCHYGISLCDPDYDYDLSLNKIVYLMNEIFKSTVDRHQLTEYISQVMINVKIDEEKVDKHIKELTSETPTTIDVKSEVRRVKASLLKASLDQKLTISNKILTITRDRQLKQAMFDIYKQEALVSDKPMTGKSKEPKLPEEKVDAPQNPQPDPNPRRTLRGVWSQDKTAQMVHLVQEYNHRITQNLAFLSATFMIQARVEDWCQLKIVAERYAKTFEDEWPDTVSKIKSGGKRHRRYSHPPPEEVLEESRQVIKMLKSSTKLN